In one Pseudomonas tensinigenes genomic region, the following are encoded:
- a CDS encoding beta-ketoacyl synthase, translating into MNRAIYLNAAAVLNVAGSECADLLGTPCAAQPLAFDAQRQAFALPVPRLASDLFDRKIQRSVEPQGLRLLHCAARLAPALSALQLPASRIALTAAIPEVDAPSPCWDAVQAIIEQPQKQLAQLLANTPPLHALTLLNSSVMAYVAEALNCHGPMGGFCSQDNAGLDALIEACQQIGERHADAALVVSSSPNLTPALYLREPDQANEAIFGEGAAALLLASTPPPGAAHAVRIAGFARGYSTDPQRSVAVGRRVIDQVLSVEKLRVGDVEHIVGNCADGQVMKLLEAFPREIRSTRAMTGELGASGLLTEVALTLHLSCEVAATPGYTLLVSHTRAGHWGALLLASETMEKHA; encoded by the coding sequence ATGAACCGAGCCATCTATCTCAATGCCGCAGCGGTGCTGAATGTGGCAGGCAGTGAATGCGCTGACTTGCTCGGCACACCCTGTGCGGCGCAACCGCTGGCATTTGACGCACAGCGTCAGGCGTTTGCATTACCGGTGCCGCGACTGGCCAGTGACCTGTTTGATCGCAAGATCCAGCGCAGCGTCGAACCGCAGGGCTTGCGCCTGTTGCATTGCGCCGCACGGCTGGCGCCAGCGCTGTCGGCGCTGCAATTGCCCGCGTCACGCATTGCCCTGACAGCGGCCATTCCTGAAGTCGACGCGCCGAGTCCTTGCTGGGATGCGGTGCAGGCGATCATCGAACAGCCGCAAAAACAACTGGCGCAGTTATTGGCCAACACACCGCCCCTGCATGCGCTGACCCTGCTCAACAGCAGCGTCATGGCCTATGTGGCTGAAGCATTGAATTGCCATGGGCCAATGGGTGGATTTTGTTCTCAGGACAACGCCGGGCTGGATGCGCTGATCGAAGCTTGCCAGCAGATTGGCGAGCGACATGCCGACGCCGCGTTGGTGGTCAGCAGCAGCCCGAACCTGACCCCGGCCCTGTATCTGCGCGAGCCCGATCAGGCGAACGAAGCGATTTTCGGTGAGGGCGCCGCCGCGCTGTTGCTGGCGTCGACACCGCCGCCGGGTGCGGCACACGCCGTGCGCATCGCCGGGTTTGCCCGTGGTTACAGCACCGATCCGCAACGGTCTGTGGCGGTGGGTCGGCGCGTGATCGACCAAGTCCTGAGTGTCGAGAAACTGCGGGTCGGCGACGTCGAGCATATCGTCGGCAATTGCGCTGACGGGCAAGTGATGAAGCTGCTCGAAGCCTTCCCGCGCGAGATTCGCAGCACCCGCGCCATGACCGGTGAACTGGGCGCCAGCGGTTTGCTGACAGAAGTCGCACTGACACTGCACCTGAGCTGTGAAGTCGCGGCGACGCCGGGCTACACGTTGCTTGTCAGCCACACTCGCGCCGGTCACTGGGGCGCATTGCTGTTGGCCAGTGAAACCATGGAGAAGCACGCATGA
- a CDS encoding beta-ketoacyl-[acyl-carrier-protein] synthase family protein, with protein sequence MSATRIVITGMGAVTGFGFEWQTLWEKMLGAEHCVRPWQPDDVQEASFAVRYAAPVDMRLLPEKLHSHPAWTMPLEKRSRFGWVAATQAVNDSGLQPEQLLGAAVLCASGAPQHMLADMLLTEAPNGGTPSWSYLMSRAGQVNADGSLRQSNDRLARVIADDLGCEGPVINISSACAGASQAIGNAFQMIRRGEVSVALAGGADSVLNLDTMAALYLLGAASGEQRWGADLCRPFDRDRSGLIAGEGGGFVVLESLEHALARGATPYAEVLGFGSSLDAYKVTAPQPEGRGAALAMQAALDDAGLRPQQIDLINAHGTSTPLNDVAETLAIKSVFAEHKHYQALAVSANKSQFGHLIAAAGAPECIVTALACLNDLVTPTVNLHDADEQCDLDYCAGQAVSRRVDYALSNSFGFGGLNTSLALGKYREHGQ encoded by the coding sequence ATGAGTGCGACACGGATTGTGATCACCGGCATGGGCGCCGTCACCGGTTTCGGTTTCGAATGGCAGACCCTCTGGGAAAAAATGCTCGGCGCCGAACATTGCGTGCGGCCATGGCAGCCGGACGACGTGCAAGAGGCGTCGTTCGCGGTGCGTTATGCAGCGCCTGTCGACATGCGCCTGTTGCCGGAAAAACTGCACAGCCATCCGGCCTGGACGATGCCGCTGGAAAAGCGCAGCCGCTTTGGCTGGGTCGCCGCCACGCAAGCCGTCAACGACAGCGGCTTGCAGCCTGAACAGTTGCTGGGCGCAGCGGTGCTGTGTGCCTCGGGCGCACCGCAGCACATGCTCGCCGACATGCTGCTGACCGAAGCCCCGAATGGCGGCACCCCGAGCTGGTCATACCTGATGTCGCGGGCCGGGCAAGTGAATGCCGATGGCTCGCTACGCCAGAGCAACGACCGTCTGGCGCGGGTAATCGCCGACGACCTGGGCTGTGAAGGGCCGGTGATCAACATCAGCAGTGCCTGTGCCGGTGCTTCGCAAGCCATTGGCAATGCCTTTCAGATGATTCGTCGCGGAGAAGTCAGCGTTGCGCTGGCGGGTGGCGCCGACTCGGTGCTCAACCTCGACACCATGGCGGCGTTGTATCTGTTGGGTGCCGCTTCGGGCGAGCAACGCTGGGGCGCGGATCTGTGTCGCCCGTTCGATCGTGATCGCAGCGGTCTGATTGCCGGCGAGGGCGGTGGTTTCGTCGTGCTGGAAAGCCTCGAACATGCCTTGGCCCGTGGCGCCACGCCGTATGCCGAGGTGTTGGGTTTCGGCAGCAGTCTGGACGCCTACAAAGTCACCGCACCGCAACCCGAAGGACGCGGTGCGGCACTGGCGATGCAGGCCGCGCTCGACGACGCCGGGCTACGCCCGCAGCAGATCGATCTGATCAACGCCCACGGCACTTCGACACCGCTCAACGACGTTGCCGAAACCCTGGCGATCAAAAGTGTGTTCGCCGAGCACAAGCATTATCAAGCCTTGGCGGTCAGCGCCAACAAATCACAGTTCGGTCACCTGATCGCAGCCGCTGGCGCCCCTGAATGCATCGTCACCGCGTTGGCCTGCCTCAACGATCTGGTCACGCCAACGGTGAACCTGCATGACGCCGACGAACAGTGCGATCTGGATTACTGCGCCGGTCAGGCGGTCAGCCGCCGAGTGGATTACGCGCTGAGTAATTCCTTCGGTTTCGGTGGCCTCAATACCTCGCTGGCCCTTGGCAAATATCGGGAGCACGGACAATGA